One window of Rhinolophus ferrumequinum isolate MPI-CBG mRhiFer1 chromosome 26, mRhiFer1_v1.p, whole genome shotgun sequence genomic DNA carries:
- the ZNF467 gene encoding zinc finger protein 467 isoform X5 — protein MRETLEALSNLGFSVGQPEMAPQSEPGEGSHNVQEQMCPPREERAQGMCSGHEWMIRKVKVEKEEQEAEEVEWPQHLSLLPGSFPAPDLGSLAAAYKLDPGTPGTLGGLALASWVPVSEKPYGCGECERRFRDQLTLRLHQRLHRGEGPCACPDCGRSFTQRAHMLLHQRSHRGERPFPCSECDKRFSKKAHLTRHLRTHTGERPYPCAECGKRFSQKIHLGSHQKTHTGERPFPCTECEKRFRKKTHLIRHQRIHTGERPYQCGQCTRSFTHKQHLVRHQRVHELAGRVPPSPDAPTSPGSPSASLTPSPPGPKPFACSDCGLSFGWKKSLATHQRLHRSEGRPFGCDECALGPTVDPAAAEPLACVHRNIPAPQGAPTSERSFFCPDCGRGFAHGQHLARHRRVHTGERPFACAQCGRRFGSRPNLVAHSRAHSGARPFACAQCGRRFSRKSHLGRHQAVHTGSRPHACAVCARSFSSKTNLVRHQAIHTGSRPFSCPQCGKSFSRKTHLVRHQRIHREGAPLASDADLPAPAWPTPTEVTGPPLFL, from the exons ATGAGAGAGACCTTGGAGGCCCTCAGCAACCTGG GATTCTCTGTGGGACAGCCGGAGATGGCCCCCCAAAGTGAGCCTGGGGAAGGGTCCCATAATGTGCAGGAACAGATGTGCCCTCCCAGGGAAGAGAGAGCACAGGGCATGTGTTCGG GGCACGAGTGGATGATTCGGAAGGTGAAGGTGGAGAAGGAAGAACAGGAGGCAGAAGAGGTCGAATGGCCCCAGCATCTGTCGTTACTCCCAGGCTCCTTTCCTGCGCCTGACCTGGGGTCTCTGGCCGCCGCCTATAAGCTGGACCCGGGGACCCCAGGGACACTGGGTGGGCTCGCGCTGGCCAGCTGGGTCCCGGTCTCAGAGAAGCCCTACGGCTGCGGAGAGTGCGAGAGGCGATTCCGGGACCAGCTGACCTTGCGGCTGCACCAGAGGCTGCACCGCGGCGAGGGGCCCTGCGCCTGTCCCGACTGCGGTCGCAGCTTCACGCAGCGCGCGCATATGCTGCTGCACCAGCGCAGCCACCGCGGCGAGCGACCGTTTCCTTGCTCCGAGTGCGACAAGCGCTTCAGCAAGAAGGCCCACCTGACTCGCCACCTGCGTACGCACACGGGCGAGCGGCCCTATCCGTGCGCAGAGTGCGGCAAGCGCTTCAGCCAGAAGATACACCTGGGGTCGCACCAGAAGACGCACACCGGCGAGCGGCCCTTCCCCTGCACCGAGTGCGAGAAGCGCTTTCGCAAAAAGACGCATCTGATCCGCCACCAGCGCATCCACACGGGCGAGAGGCCCTACCAGTGCGGGCAGTGCACACGCAGCTTCACGCACAAGCAGCACTTGGTGCGGCACCAGAGGGTGCACGAGTTGGCCGGCCGCGTCCCGCCCTCTCCCGACGCCCCCACCTCGCCGGGTTCCCCCTCCGCGTCTCTGACCCCGTCCCCTCCGGGGCCTAAGCCTTTCGCCTGCTCCGACTGCGGCCTGAGCTTTGGCTGGAAGAAGAGCCTGGCCACGCACCAGCGCCTGCACCGCAGCGAGGGCCGGCCCTTTGGGTGCGACGAGTGCGCCCTGGGCCCTACCGTGGACCCTGCCGCTGCCGAGCCCTTGGCCTGTGTGCACCGCAACATACCGGCGCCCCAGGGCGCTCCCACGAGCGAGAGGTCCTTCTTCTGCCCGGACTGCGGGCGTGGTTTCGCCCACGGGCAGCACCTGGCACGGCACCGGCGGGTGCACACCGGCGAACGGCCTTTCGCCTGCGCGCAGTGTGGCCGTCGTTTCGGCTCGCGGCCCAATCTAGTCGCCCATTCTAGGGCCCACAGCGGAGCCAGACCTTTCGCTTGTGCGCAGTGCGGTCGCCGCTTCAGCCGCAAGTCTCACCTCGGCCGCCACCAGGCAGTGCACACGGGCAGTCGGCCCCACGCCTGTGCCGTCTGCGCCCGCAGCTTCAGCTCCAAAACCAACCTGGTTCGCCACCAGGCCATCCACACGGGCTCCCGTCCCTTCTCCTGCCCGCAGTGCGGCAAGAGCTTCAGCCGCAAGACCCACCTGGTGCGGCACCAGCGCATTCACCGCGAAGGTGCCCCCCTCGCCTCCGATGCAGACCTCCCGGCCCCAGCCTGGCCCACTCCCACCGAGGTGACAGGGCCCCCGCTCTTCCTCTGA
- the ZNF467 gene encoding zinc finger protein 467 isoform X2 yields MASDRLLVLPLKISVLSEIHLPSFPSTGLRLIPGKATGEPGCPCSYWLETLPSRAGFSVGQPEMAPQSEPGEGSHNVQEQMCPPREERAQGMCSGHEWMIRKVKVEKEEQEAEEVEWPQHLSLLPGSFPAPDLGSLAAAYKLDPGTPGTLGGLALASWVPVSEKPYGCGECERRFRDQLTLRLHQRLHRGEGPCACPDCGRSFTQRAHMLLHQRSHRGERPFPCSECDKRFSKKAHLTRHLRTHTGERPYPCAECGKRFSQKIHLGSHQKTHTGERPFPCTECEKRFRKKTHLIRHQRIHTGERPYQCGQCTRSFTHKQHLVRHQRVHELAGRVPPSPDAPTSPGSPSASLTPSPPGPKPFACSDCGLSFGWKKSLATHQRLHRSEGRPFGCDECALGPTVDPAAAEPLACVHRNIPAPQGAPTSERSFFCPDCGRGFAHGQHLARHRRVHTGERPFACAQCGRRFGSRPNLVAHSRAHSGARPFACAQCGRRFSRKSHLGRHQAVHTGSRPHACAVCARSFSSKTNLVRHQAIHTGSRPFSCPQCGKSFSRKTHLVRHQRIHREGAPLASDADLPAPAWPTPTEVTGPPLFL; encoded by the exons ATGGCTTCAGACCGCCTCCTCGTCCTACCTTTGAAGATCTCTGTGCTATCTGAAATCCACCTTCCCTCATTTCCCTCAACT GGGCTGAGGTTGATACCGGGCAAGGCGACTGGGGAGCCTGGCTGTCCCTGTTCATACTGGCTAGAGACCCTTCCTTCCAGAGCAG GATTCTCTGTGGGACAGCCGGAGATGGCCCCCCAAAGTGAGCCTGGGGAAGGGTCCCATAATGTGCAGGAACAGATGTGCCCTCCCAGGGAAGAGAGAGCACAGGGCATGTGTTCGG GGCACGAGTGGATGATTCGGAAGGTGAAGGTGGAGAAGGAAGAACAGGAGGCAGAAGAGGTCGAATGGCCCCAGCATCTGTCGTTACTCCCAGGCTCCTTTCCTGCGCCTGACCTGGGGTCTCTGGCCGCCGCCTATAAGCTGGACCCGGGGACCCCAGGGACACTGGGTGGGCTCGCGCTGGCCAGCTGGGTCCCGGTCTCAGAGAAGCCCTACGGCTGCGGAGAGTGCGAGAGGCGATTCCGGGACCAGCTGACCTTGCGGCTGCACCAGAGGCTGCACCGCGGCGAGGGGCCCTGCGCCTGTCCCGACTGCGGTCGCAGCTTCACGCAGCGCGCGCATATGCTGCTGCACCAGCGCAGCCACCGCGGCGAGCGACCGTTTCCTTGCTCCGAGTGCGACAAGCGCTTCAGCAAGAAGGCCCACCTGACTCGCCACCTGCGTACGCACACGGGCGAGCGGCCCTATCCGTGCGCAGAGTGCGGCAAGCGCTTCAGCCAGAAGATACACCTGGGGTCGCACCAGAAGACGCACACCGGCGAGCGGCCCTTCCCCTGCACCGAGTGCGAGAAGCGCTTTCGCAAAAAGACGCATCTGATCCGCCACCAGCGCATCCACACGGGCGAGAGGCCCTACCAGTGCGGGCAGTGCACACGCAGCTTCACGCACAAGCAGCACTTGGTGCGGCACCAGAGGGTGCACGAGTTGGCCGGCCGCGTCCCGCCCTCTCCCGACGCCCCCACCTCGCCGGGTTCCCCCTCCGCGTCTCTGACCCCGTCCCCTCCGGGGCCTAAGCCTTTCGCCTGCTCCGACTGCGGCCTGAGCTTTGGCTGGAAGAAGAGCCTGGCCACGCACCAGCGCCTGCACCGCAGCGAGGGCCGGCCCTTTGGGTGCGACGAGTGCGCCCTGGGCCCTACCGTGGACCCTGCCGCTGCCGAGCCCTTGGCCTGTGTGCACCGCAACATACCGGCGCCCCAGGGCGCTCCCACGAGCGAGAGGTCCTTCTTCTGCCCGGACTGCGGGCGTGGTTTCGCCCACGGGCAGCACCTGGCACGGCACCGGCGGGTGCACACCGGCGAACGGCCTTTCGCCTGCGCGCAGTGTGGCCGTCGTTTCGGCTCGCGGCCCAATCTAGTCGCCCATTCTAGGGCCCACAGCGGAGCCAGACCTTTCGCTTGTGCGCAGTGCGGTCGCCGCTTCAGCCGCAAGTCTCACCTCGGCCGCCACCAGGCAGTGCACACGGGCAGTCGGCCCCACGCCTGTGCCGTCTGCGCCCGCAGCTTCAGCTCCAAAACCAACCTGGTTCGCCACCAGGCCATCCACACGGGCTCCCGTCCCTTCTCCTGCCCGCAGTGCGGCAAGAGCTTCAGCCGCAAGACCCACCTGGTGCGGCACCAGCGCATTCACCGCGAAGGTGCCCCCCTCGCCTCCGATGCAGACCTCCCGGCCCCAGCCTGGCCCACTCCCACCGAGGTGACAGGGCCCCCGCTCTTCCTCTGA
- the ZNF467 gene encoding zinc finger protein 467 isoform X4 — translation MAPQSEPGEGSHNVQEQMCPPREERAQGMCSGHETPRPEEGTHTKQAEAPCRGGQAHTPRKAEPVGSSPGHEWMIRKVKVEKEEQEAEEVEWPQHLSLLPGSFPAPDLGSLAAAYKLDPGTPGTLGGLALASWVPVSEKPYGCGECERRFRDQLTLRLHQRLHRGEGPCACPDCGRSFTQRAHMLLHQRSHRGERPFPCSECDKRFSKKAHLTRHLRTHTGERPYPCAECGKRFSQKIHLGSHQKTHTGERPFPCTECEKRFRKKTHLIRHQRIHTGERPYQCGQCTRSFTHKQHLVRHQRVHELAGRVPPSPDAPTSPGSPSASLTPSPPGPKPFACSDCGLSFGWKKSLATHQRLHRSEGRPFGCDECALGPTVDPAAAEPLACVHRNIPAPQGAPTSERSFFCPDCGRGFAHGQHLARHRRVHTGERPFACAQCGRRFGSRPNLVAHSRAHSGARPFACAQCGRRFSRKSHLGRHQAVHTGSRPHACAVCARSFSSKTNLVRHQAIHTGSRPFSCPQCGKSFSRKTHLVRHQRIHREGAPLASDADLPAPAWPTPTEVTGPPLFL, via the exons ATGGCCCCCCAAAGTGAGCCTGGGGAAGGGTCCCATAATGTGCAGGAACAGATGTGCCCTCCCAGGGAAGAGAGAGCACAGGGCATGTGTTCGG GGCACGAGACCCCCAGACCTGAAGAAGGCACCCACACCAAACAGGCTGAGGCTCCCTGCAGAGGAGGCCAGGCGCACACCCCACGGAAGGCTGAGCCAGTAGGCTCCAGCCCAG GGCACGAGTGGATGATTCGGAAGGTGAAGGTGGAGAAGGAAGAACAGGAGGCAGAAGAGGTCGAATGGCCCCAGCATCTGTCGTTACTCCCAGGCTCCTTTCCTGCGCCTGACCTGGGGTCTCTGGCCGCCGCCTATAAGCTGGACCCGGGGACCCCAGGGACACTGGGTGGGCTCGCGCTGGCCAGCTGGGTCCCGGTCTCAGAGAAGCCCTACGGCTGCGGAGAGTGCGAGAGGCGATTCCGGGACCAGCTGACCTTGCGGCTGCACCAGAGGCTGCACCGCGGCGAGGGGCCCTGCGCCTGTCCCGACTGCGGTCGCAGCTTCACGCAGCGCGCGCATATGCTGCTGCACCAGCGCAGCCACCGCGGCGAGCGACCGTTTCCTTGCTCCGAGTGCGACAAGCGCTTCAGCAAGAAGGCCCACCTGACTCGCCACCTGCGTACGCACACGGGCGAGCGGCCCTATCCGTGCGCAGAGTGCGGCAAGCGCTTCAGCCAGAAGATACACCTGGGGTCGCACCAGAAGACGCACACCGGCGAGCGGCCCTTCCCCTGCACCGAGTGCGAGAAGCGCTTTCGCAAAAAGACGCATCTGATCCGCCACCAGCGCATCCACACGGGCGAGAGGCCCTACCAGTGCGGGCAGTGCACACGCAGCTTCACGCACAAGCAGCACTTGGTGCGGCACCAGAGGGTGCACGAGTTGGCCGGCCGCGTCCCGCCCTCTCCCGACGCCCCCACCTCGCCGGGTTCCCCCTCCGCGTCTCTGACCCCGTCCCCTCCGGGGCCTAAGCCTTTCGCCTGCTCCGACTGCGGCCTGAGCTTTGGCTGGAAGAAGAGCCTGGCCACGCACCAGCGCCTGCACCGCAGCGAGGGCCGGCCCTTTGGGTGCGACGAGTGCGCCCTGGGCCCTACCGTGGACCCTGCCGCTGCCGAGCCCTTGGCCTGTGTGCACCGCAACATACCGGCGCCCCAGGGCGCTCCCACGAGCGAGAGGTCCTTCTTCTGCCCGGACTGCGGGCGTGGTTTCGCCCACGGGCAGCACCTGGCACGGCACCGGCGGGTGCACACCGGCGAACGGCCTTTCGCCTGCGCGCAGTGTGGCCGTCGTTTCGGCTCGCGGCCCAATCTAGTCGCCCATTCTAGGGCCCACAGCGGAGCCAGACCTTTCGCTTGTGCGCAGTGCGGTCGCCGCTTCAGCCGCAAGTCTCACCTCGGCCGCCACCAGGCAGTGCACACGGGCAGTCGGCCCCACGCCTGTGCCGTCTGCGCCCGCAGCTTCAGCTCCAAAACCAACCTGGTTCGCCACCAGGCCATCCACACGGGCTCCCGTCCCTTCTCCTGCCCGCAGTGCGGCAAGAGCTTCAGCCGCAAGACCCACCTGGTGCGGCACCAGCGCATTCACCGCGAAGGTGCCCCCCTCGCCTCCGATGCAGACCTCCCGGCCCCAGCCTGGCCCACTCCCACCGAGGTGACAGGGCCCCCGCTCTTCCTCTGA
- the ZNF467 gene encoding zinc finger protein 467 isoform X3: MRETLEALSNLGFSVGQPEMAPQSEPGEGSHNVQEQMCPPREERAQGMCSGHETPRPEEGTHTKQAEAPCRGGQAHTPRKAEPVGSSPGHEWMIRKVKVEKEEQEAEEVEWPQHLSLLPGSFPAPDLGSLAAAYKLDPGTPGTLGGLALASWVPVSEKPYGCGECERRFRDQLTLRLHQRLHRGEGPCACPDCGRSFTQRAHMLLHQRSHRGERPFPCSECDKRFSKKAHLTRHLRTHTGERPYPCAECGKRFSQKIHLGSHQKTHTGERPFPCTECEKRFRKKTHLIRHQRIHTGERPYQCGQCTRSFTHKQHLVRHQRVHELAGRVPPSPDAPTSPGSPSASLTPSPPGPKPFACSDCGLSFGWKKSLATHQRLHRSEGRPFGCDECALGPTVDPAAAEPLACVHRNIPAPQGAPTSERSFFCPDCGRGFAHGQHLARHRRVHTGERPFACAQCGRRFGSRPNLVAHSRAHSGARPFACAQCGRRFSRKSHLGRHQAVHTGSRPHACAVCARSFSSKTNLVRHQAIHTGSRPFSCPQCGKSFSRKTHLVRHQRIHREGAPLASDADLPAPAWPTPTEVTGPPLFL; encoded by the exons ATGAGAGAGACCTTGGAGGCCCTCAGCAACCTGG GATTCTCTGTGGGACAGCCGGAGATGGCCCCCCAAAGTGAGCCTGGGGAAGGGTCCCATAATGTGCAGGAACAGATGTGCCCTCCCAGGGAAGAGAGAGCACAGGGCATGTGTTCGG GGCACGAGACCCCCAGACCTGAAGAAGGCACCCACACCAAACAGGCTGAGGCTCCCTGCAGAGGAGGCCAGGCGCACACCCCACGGAAGGCTGAGCCAGTAGGCTCCAGCCCAG GGCACGAGTGGATGATTCGGAAGGTGAAGGTGGAGAAGGAAGAACAGGAGGCAGAAGAGGTCGAATGGCCCCAGCATCTGTCGTTACTCCCAGGCTCCTTTCCTGCGCCTGACCTGGGGTCTCTGGCCGCCGCCTATAAGCTGGACCCGGGGACCCCAGGGACACTGGGTGGGCTCGCGCTGGCCAGCTGGGTCCCGGTCTCAGAGAAGCCCTACGGCTGCGGAGAGTGCGAGAGGCGATTCCGGGACCAGCTGACCTTGCGGCTGCACCAGAGGCTGCACCGCGGCGAGGGGCCCTGCGCCTGTCCCGACTGCGGTCGCAGCTTCACGCAGCGCGCGCATATGCTGCTGCACCAGCGCAGCCACCGCGGCGAGCGACCGTTTCCTTGCTCCGAGTGCGACAAGCGCTTCAGCAAGAAGGCCCACCTGACTCGCCACCTGCGTACGCACACGGGCGAGCGGCCCTATCCGTGCGCAGAGTGCGGCAAGCGCTTCAGCCAGAAGATACACCTGGGGTCGCACCAGAAGACGCACACCGGCGAGCGGCCCTTCCCCTGCACCGAGTGCGAGAAGCGCTTTCGCAAAAAGACGCATCTGATCCGCCACCAGCGCATCCACACGGGCGAGAGGCCCTACCAGTGCGGGCAGTGCACACGCAGCTTCACGCACAAGCAGCACTTGGTGCGGCACCAGAGGGTGCACGAGTTGGCCGGCCGCGTCCCGCCCTCTCCCGACGCCCCCACCTCGCCGGGTTCCCCCTCCGCGTCTCTGACCCCGTCCCCTCCGGGGCCTAAGCCTTTCGCCTGCTCCGACTGCGGCCTGAGCTTTGGCTGGAAGAAGAGCCTGGCCACGCACCAGCGCCTGCACCGCAGCGAGGGCCGGCCCTTTGGGTGCGACGAGTGCGCCCTGGGCCCTACCGTGGACCCTGCCGCTGCCGAGCCCTTGGCCTGTGTGCACCGCAACATACCGGCGCCCCAGGGCGCTCCCACGAGCGAGAGGTCCTTCTTCTGCCCGGACTGCGGGCGTGGTTTCGCCCACGGGCAGCACCTGGCACGGCACCGGCGGGTGCACACCGGCGAACGGCCTTTCGCCTGCGCGCAGTGTGGCCGTCGTTTCGGCTCGCGGCCCAATCTAGTCGCCCATTCTAGGGCCCACAGCGGAGCCAGACCTTTCGCTTGTGCGCAGTGCGGTCGCCGCTTCAGCCGCAAGTCTCACCTCGGCCGCCACCAGGCAGTGCACACGGGCAGTCGGCCCCACGCCTGTGCCGTCTGCGCCCGCAGCTTCAGCTCCAAAACCAACCTGGTTCGCCACCAGGCCATCCACACGGGCTCCCGTCCCTTCTCCTGCCCGCAGTGCGGCAAGAGCTTCAGCCGCAAGACCCACCTGGTGCGGCACCAGCGCATTCACCGCGAAGGTGCCCCCCTCGCCTCCGATGCAGACCTCCCGGCCCCAGCCTGGCCCACTCCCACCGAGGTGACAGGGCCCCCGCTCTTCCTCTGA
- the ZNF467 gene encoding zinc finger protein 467 isoform X6, whose translation MIRKVKVEKEEQEAEEVEWPQHLSLLPGSFPAPDLGSLAAAYKLDPGTPGTLGGLALASWVPVSEKPYGCGECERRFRDQLTLRLHQRLHRGEGPCACPDCGRSFTQRAHMLLHQRSHRGERPFPCSECDKRFSKKAHLTRHLRTHTGERPYPCAECGKRFSQKIHLGSHQKTHTGERPFPCTECEKRFRKKTHLIRHQRIHTGERPYQCGQCTRSFTHKQHLVRHQRVHELAGRVPPSPDAPTSPGSPSASLTPSPPGPKPFACSDCGLSFGWKKSLATHQRLHRSEGRPFGCDECALGPTVDPAAAEPLACVHRNIPAPQGAPTSERSFFCPDCGRGFAHGQHLARHRRVHTGERPFACAQCGRRFGSRPNLVAHSRAHSGARPFACAQCGRRFSRKSHLGRHQAVHTGSRPHACAVCARSFSSKTNLVRHQAIHTGSRPFSCPQCGKSFSRKTHLVRHQRIHREGAPLASDADLPAPAWPTPTEVTGPPLFL comes from the coding sequence ATGATTCGGAAGGTGAAGGTGGAGAAGGAAGAACAGGAGGCAGAAGAGGTCGAATGGCCCCAGCATCTGTCGTTACTCCCAGGCTCCTTTCCTGCGCCTGACCTGGGGTCTCTGGCCGCCGCCTATAAGCTGGACCCGGGGACCCCAGGGACACTGGGTGGGCTCGCGCTGGCCAGCTGGGTCCCGGTCTCAGAGAAGCCCTACGGCTGCGGAGAGTGCGAGAGGCGATTCCGGGACCAGCTGACCTTGCGGCTGCACCAGAGGCTGCACCGCGGCGAGGGGCCCTGCGCCTGTCCCGACTGCGGTCGCAGCTTCACGCAGCGCGCGCATATGCTGCTGCACCAGCGCAGCCACCGCGGCGAGCGACCGTTTCCTTGCTCCGAGTGCGACAAGCGCTTCAGCAAGAAGGCCCACCTGACTCGCCACCTGCGTACGCACACGGGCGAGCGGCCCTATCCGTGCGCAGAGTGCGGCAAGCGCTTCAGCCAGAAGATACACCTGGGGTCGCACCAGAAGACGCACACCGGCGAGCGGCCCTTCCCCTGCACCGAGTGCGAGAAGCGCTTTCGCAAAAAGACGCATCTGATCCGCCACCAGCGCATCCACACGGGCGAGAGGCCCTACCAGTGCGGGCAGTGCACACGCAGCTTCACGCACAAGCAGCACTTGGTGCGGCACCAGAGGGTGCACGAGTTGGCCGGCCGCGTCCCGCCCTCTCCCGACGCCCCCACCTCGCCGGGTTCCCCCTCCGCGTCTCTGACCCCGTCCCCTCCGGGGCCTAAGCCTTTCGCCTGCTCCGACTGCGGCCTGAGCTTTGGCTGGAAGAAGAGCCTGGCCACGCACCAGCGCCTGCACCGCAGCGAGGGCCGGCCCTTTGGGTGCGACGAGTGCGCCCTGGGCCCTACCGTGGACCCTGCCGCTGCCGAGCCCTTGGCCTGTGTGCACCGCAACATACCGGCGCCCCAGGGCGCTCCCACGAGCGAGAGGTCCTTCTTCTGCCCGGACTGCGGGCGTGGTTTCGCCCACGGGCAGCACCTGGCACGGCACCGGCGGGTGCACACCGGCGAACGGCCTTTCGCCTGCGCGCAGTGTGGCCGTCGTTTCGGCTCGCGGCCCAATCTAGTCGCCCATTCTAGGGCCCACAGCGGAGCCAGACCTTTCGCTTGTGCGCAGTGCGGTCGCCGCTTCAGCCGCAAGTCTCACCTCGGCCGCCACCAGGCAGTGCACACGGGCAGTCGGCCCCACGCCTGTGCCGTCTGCGCCCGCAGCTTCAGCTCCAAAACCAACCTGGTTCGCCACCAGGCCATCCACACGGGCTCCCGTCCCTTCTCCTGCCCGCAGTGCGGCAAGAGCTTCAGCCGCAAGACCCACCTGGTGCGGCACCAGCGCATTCACCGCGAAGGTGCCCCCCTCGCCTCCGATGCAGACCTCCCGGCCCCAGCCTGGCCCACTCCCACCGAGGTGACAGGGCCCCCGCTCTTCCTCTGA
- the ZNF467 gene encoding zinc finger protein 467 isoform X1 — protein sequence MASDRLLVLPLKISVLSEIHLPSFPSTGLRLIPGKATGEPGCPCSYWLETLPSRAGFSVGQPEMAPQSEPGEGSHNVQEQMCPPREERAQGMCSGHETPRPEEGTHTKQAEAPCRGGQAHTPRKAEPVGSSPGHEWMIRKVKVEKEEQEAEEVEWPQHLSLLPGSFPAPDLGSLAAAYKLDPGTPGTLGGLALASWVPVSEKPYGCGECERRFRDQLTLRLHQRLHRGEGPCACPDCGRSFTQRAHMLLHQRSHRGERPFPCSECDKRFSKKAHLTRHLRTHTGERPYPCAECGKRFSQKIHLGSHQKTHTGERPFPCTECEKRFRKKTHLIRHQRIHTGERPYQCGQCTRSFTHKQHLVRHQRVHELAGRVPPSPDAPTSPGSPSASLTPSPPGPKPFACSDCGLSFGWKKSLATHQRLHRSEGRPFGCDECALGPTVDPAAAEPLACVHRNIPAPQGAPTSERSFFCPDCGRGFAHGQHLARHRRVHTGERPFACAQCGRRFGSRPNLVAHSRAHSGARPFACAQCGRRFSRKSHLGRHQAVHTGSRPHACAVCARSFSSKTNLVRHQAIHTGSRPFSCPQCGKSFSRKTHLVRHQRIHREGAPLASDADLPAPAWPTPTEVTGPPLFL from the exons ATGGCTTCAGACCGCCTCCTCGTCCTACCTTTGAAGATCTCTGTGCTATCTGAAATCCACCTTCCCTCATTTCCCTCAACT GGGCTGAGGTTGATACCGGGCAAGGCGACTGGGGAGCCTGGCTGTCCCTGTTCATACTGGCTAGAGACCCTTCCTTCCAGAGCAG GATTCTCTGTGGGACAGCCGGAGATGGCCCCCCAAAGTGAGCCTGGGGAAGGGTCCCATAATGTGCAGGAACAGATGTGCCCTCCCAGGGAAGAGAGAGCACAGGGCATGTGTTCGG GGCACGAGACCCCCAGACCTGAAGAAGGCACCCACACCAAACAGGCTGAGGCTCCCTGCAGAGGAGGCCAGGCGCACACCCCACGGAAGGCTGAGCCAGTAGGCTCCAGCCCAG GGCACGAGTGGATGATTCGGAAGGTGAAGGTGGAGAAGGAAGAACAGGAGGCAGAAGAGGTCGAATGGCCCCAGCATCTGTCGTTACTCCCAGGCTCCTTTCCTGCGCCTGACCTGGGGTCTCTGGCCGCCGCCTATAAGCTGGACCCGGGGACCCCAGGGACACTGGGTGGGCTCGCGCTGGCCAGCTGGGTCCCGGTCTCAGAGAAGCCCTACGGCTGCGGAGAGTGCGAGAGGCGATTCCGGGACCAGCTGACCTTGCGGCTGCACCAGAGGCTGCACCGCGGCGAGGGGCCCTGCGCCTGTCCCGACTGCGGTCGCAGCTTCACGCAGCGCGCGCATATGCTGCTGCACCAGCGCAGCCACCGCGGCGAGCGACCGTTTCCTTGCTCCGAGTGCGACAAGCGCTTCAGCAAGAAGGCCCACCTGACTCGCCACCTGCGTACGCACACGGGCGAGCGGCCCTATCCGTGCGCAGAGTGCGGCAAGCGCTTCAGCCAGAAGATACACCTGGGGTCGCACCAGAAGACGCACACCGGCGAGCGGCCCTTCCCCTGCACCGAGTGCGAGAAGCGCTTTCGCAAAAAGACGCATCTGATCCGCCACCAGCGCATCCACACGGGCGAGAGGCCCTACCAGTGCGGGCAGTGCACACGCAGCTTCACGCACAAGCAGCACTTGGTGCGGCACCAGAGGGTGCACGAGTTGGCCGGCCGCGTCCCGCCCTCTCCCGACGCCCCCACCTCGCCGGGTTCCCCCTCCGCGTCTCTGACCCCGTCCCCTCCGGGGCCTAAGCCTTTCGCCTGCTCCGACTGCGGCCTGAGCTTTGGCTGGAAGAAGAGCCTGGCCACGCACCAGCGCCTGCACCGCAGCGAGGGCCGGCCCTTTGGGTGCGACGAGTGCGCCCTGGGCCCTACCGTGGACCCTGCCGCTGCCGAGCCCTTGGCCTGTGTGCACCGCAACATACCGGCGCCCCAGGGCGCTCCCACGAGCGAGAGGTCCTTCTTCTGCCCGGACTGCGGGCGTGGTTTCGCCCACGGGCAGCACCTGGCACGGCACCGGCGGGTGCACACCGGCGAACGGCCTTTCGCCTGCGCGCAGTGTGGCCGTCGTTTCGGCTCGCGGCCCAATCTAGTCGCCCATTCTAGGGCCCACAGCGGAGCCAGACCTTTCGCTTGTGCGCAGTGCGGTCGCCGCTTCAGCCGCAAGTCTCACCTCGGCCGCCACCAGGCAGTGCACACGGGCAGTCGGCCCCACGCCTGTGCCGTCTGCGCCCGCAGCTTCAGCTCCAAAACCAACCTGGTTCGCCACCAGGCCATCCACACGGGCTCCCGTCCCTTCTCCTGCCCGCAGTGCGGCAAGAGCTTCAGCCGCAAGACCCACCTGGTGCGGCACCAGCGCATTCACCGCGAAGGTGCCCCCCTCGCCTCCGATGCAGACCTCCCGGCCCCAGCCTGGCCCACTCCCACCGAGGTGACAGGGCCCCCGCTCTTCCTCTGA